A single window of Larimichthys crocea isolate SSNF chromosome XII, L_crocea_2.0, whole genome shotgun sequence DNA harbors:
- the dnajb1a gene encoding dnaJ homolog subfamily B member 1a, translated as MKWTKKLIMGKDYYKVLGIAKGASEDEIKKAYRKQALRYHPDKNKSPGAEDKFKEIAEAYDVLSDAKKKDIYDRFGEEGLKGSAGGGGGGHSGQSYNYTFHGDPHAMFAEFFGGRSPFDHFFTQNGEDDMDVNDPFGAFGMGRMGGMGGFHRSFKSHPGGPHRAREKKKDPPVVHELKVSLEEVFSGCTKKMKISRKRLNPDGCTIRSEDKILTVDIKRGWKEGTKITFPKEGDETPTNIPADVVFVVKDKPHPVFRREGSDIIYPAKISLRDALCGCTVNAPTLDGRTITVTSRDVVKPGMKKRIAGEGLPLSKCPEKRGDMILDFTVKFPEKLGQSTRDALKQVLPP; from the exons ATGAAGTGGACGAAGAAGCTGATAATGGGTAAAGATTACTACAAAGTGCTCGGAATAGCCAAAGGTGCGTCCGAAGATGAGATCAAAAAGGCGTACAGGAAACAGGCCCTGCGCTACCACCCGGACAAAAACAAGTCTCCTGGAGCAGAAGATAAATTCAAGGAGATCGCTGAAGCCTACGATGTCCTGAGTGATGCCAAGAAGAAGGACATTTATGACCGCTTTGGAGAagaag GATTAAAGGGTTCGgcaggtggtggaggtggaggacacAGCGGTCAAAGCTACAACTACACCTTCCACGGAGACCCTCACGCGATGTTCGCGGAGTTCTTCGGCGGCCGCAGCCCTTTCGATCATTTCTTCACACAAAATGGGGAGGACGACATGGACGTCAACGACCCCTTCGGGGCGTTCGGCATGGGGAGAATGGGCGGCATGGGCGGGTTTCACAGGTCCTTTAAATCCCACCCGGGAGGTCCTCACAGAGCGCGCGAAAAGAAGAAAGACCCGCCTGTGGTGCACGAGCTGAAGGTGAGCCTCGAGGAGGTTTTCTCGGGCTGCACCAAAAAGATGAAGATCTCGCGCAAGAGACTGAACCCAGACGGCTGCACCATACGCAGCGAAGACAAGATTTTAACAGTCGACATCAAGCGTGGCTGGAAGGAGGGGACAAAAATCACCTTTCCGAAGGAGGGAGACGAGACTCCCACCAACATTCCTGCAGATGTGGTGTTTGTAGTCAAAGATAAACCTCACCCGGTGTTCAGAAGAGAGGGCTCTGATATTATTTATCCTGCAAAGATATCACTCAGAGAC gcgTTGTGTGGATGCACAGTCAACGCCCCAACACTGGATGGCCGGACCATCACTGTGACCTCCAGAGACGTTGTCAAGCCTGGAATGAAAAAGCGTATTGCTGGAGAAGGCCTCCCTCTATCCAAGTGCCCCGAGAAGAGGGGCGACATGATCTTGGACTTCACTGTCAAGTTTCCTGAAAAGCTGGGCCAAAGCACTCGAGACGCACTCAAGCAGGTCCTTCCACCGTGA